CCGCGCACCGTCTCAATAAAACGCGGTGTGTCGCTGGTGTCCCCCAGTTTCTTGCGAAGCCCCGTAATATGCACGTCCACCACGCGTTCGGTGCCGGGAAAGTCACTCCCCCAGACCCGTTCCAGCAGGCGTTCACGCGGCCAGGCCATGCCGGGGTGCTGGGCCAGGGCGCTGAGCAGATCGAATTCGAGTTTGGAGAGTTCCAGTCGTTCACCGCTGAGGCTGGCGGAGTGGCCCCGCAGGTCAATGCGGAGATCACCCACGGCGATTTCTTCCTGTACGCCCACGCGCCGCAGTAAGGCCCGCACCCGCGCCACAACTTCACGCGGACTGAAGGGCTTGACCACATAGTCGTCCACGCCAAAGTCCAGGCCGCGCAGCTTGTCCTCTTCTTCACCACGAGCGGTCAGCATCAGGATGGGCAACGTCAGGCCAGAGGCTCTGGCTTCGCGGGCTAGATCAACGCCGGACACGCCGGGCAGCATCCAGTCCAGAATTGCTAAGTCAGCGCGAGGCAATTGCTCACGGGC
This genomic window from Deinococcus fonticola contains:
- a CDS encoding winged helix-turn-helix domain-containing protein, with product MPNILIVDDDPAILEILRAYLKAEGHTVLEACDGYSAREQLPRADLAILDWMLPGVSGVDLAREARASGLTLPILMLTARGEEEDKLRGLDFGVDDYVVKPFSPREVVARVRALLRRVGVQEEIAVGDLRIDLRGHSASLSGERLELSKLEFDLLSALAQHPGMAWPRERLLERVWGSDFPGTERVVDVHITGLRKKLGDTSDTPRFIETVRGVGYRFREE